Proteins from one Listeria innocua genomic window:
- the ndk gene encoding nucleoside-diphosphate kinase, protein MEQTYVMVKPDGVERGLIGEIVAKIEKKGIKLVAGKLMQIDRTLAEQHYAEHIGKPFFEDLIGFITSGPVFAMVLEGDDVIKTARRMMGKTNPLEADPGTIRAEYAIHTNRNVIHGSDSPESAKREIQLFFEPHEILSYEKAVDTWI, encoded by the coding sequence ATGGAACAAACTTATGTAATGGTTAAGCCAGATGGTGTAGAACGAGGACTTATTGGGGAAATTGTAGCAAAAATAGAGAAAAAAGGAATTAAGCTAGTTGCTGGTAAATTAATGCAGATTGATCGAACCCTCGCAGAACAGCACTACGCAGAACATATCGGCAAACCTTTTTTTGAGGATTTAATTGGATTTATCACTTCTGGACCTGTATTTGCGATGGTTTTAGAAGGCGATGATGTGATTAAAACAGCACGTCGGATGATGGGAAAAACGAATCCACTTGAAGCCGATCCCGGAACAATCCGTGCGGAATACGCAATACATACGAATAGAAATGTCATTCATGGTTCTGATAGTCCTGAAAGTGCTAAGCGGGAAATTCAGTTATTTTTTGAACCACATGAAATTTTAAGTTATGAAAAGGCAGTAGATACTTGGATTTAA
- the hepT gene encoding heptaprenyl diphosphate synthase component II, whose protein sequence is MKLNFLYPNMQKDIDLVEKELKRALTGAAAETTSDAALHLLEAGGKRIRPMFVCLSARLSPGADFEAVKNAGVAIELIHMASIVHDDVVDDADLRRGRETIKSKWGNHIAMYTGDFLFAKSLEYMTEIKDVAAHKMLSHVTVELSTGEIEQLKDKYNFDQSVRNYLRRIKRKTALLIAASCGLGGVVSGQSEADYKKLYRFGYYVGMAFQITDDVLDFVGTEKELGKPAGEDLSQGNVTLPVFFAMEDPFLKKRISQVTEDTQAEEIAVLVEEIKKSGAKKAEDVATAYLKKAVATLDSLPQVPELKPLKQIVRVLDKRNY, encoded by the coding sequence ATGAAACTTAACTTTTTATACCCGAATATGCAAAAAGACATTGACTTAGTTGAAAAAGAACTAAAAAGAGCTCTTACTGGCGCGGCTGCTGAAACAACTTCTGATGCGGCACTTCATCTGTTAGAAGCTGGTGGAAAACGAATCAGACCGATGTTCGTTTGTTTATCTGCAAGGCTTTCTCCTGGCGCGGATTTTGAAGCAGTGAAAAATGCAGGTGTAGCGATTGAATTAATTCATATGGCATCGATTGTTCATGATGACGTGGTAGATGATGCTGATTTAAGGCGCGGACGTGAGACAATTAAATCCAAGTGGGGGAACCATATTGCGATGTATACTGGAGACTTTCTGTTTGCTAAGTCGTTAGAGTATATGACGGAAATTAAAGATGTTGCTGCCCACAAGATGTTATCACATGTCACAGTTGAGTTATCTACCGGTGAAATCGAACAGCTCAAAGATAAATATAATTTTGACCAAAGTGTGCGTAATTATTTACGACGGATCAAAAGAAAAACAGCATTATTAATAGCAGCTAGTTGTGGTCTTGGTGGTGTTGTTTCTGGTCAAAGTGAAGCAGATTACAAGAAACTATATCGTTTCGGATATTACGTGGGGATGGCGTTTCAAATTACGGATGATGTACTTGATTTCGTTGGAACTGAAAAAGAACTTGGTAAGCCGGCTGGAGAAGATTTGAGTCAAGGAAATGTGACGTTGCCAGTATTTTTTGCAATGGAAGATCCTTTTCTTAAAAAACGAATCAGCCAAGTAACTGAGGATACGCAAGCAGAAGAAATTGCCGTTTTAGTGGAAGAAATAAAAAAATCAGGAGCAAAAAAAGCAGAAGATGTCGCAACAGCTTATCTAAAAAAAGCCGTAGCAACACTTGACTCTTTACCACAAGTTCCTGAATTAAAGCCACTGAAGCAAATCGTCCGTGTTTTAGATAAAAGAAATTATTAA
- the menG gene encoding demethylmenaquinone methyltransferase yields the protein MTETKEEKVHKVFEKISPSYDRMNSVISFKLHVKWRKETMKLMRVQKGTNVLDVCCGTADWSIMMAEEIGPEGHVTGLDFSENMLKVGREKVKEADLHNVELIHGNAMELPFPDNSFDYVTIGFGLRNVPDYMQVLREMYRVLKPGGQLACIDTSQPNIPGWKQVFNAYFRYVMPVFGKFFAKSYKEYSWLQESTREFPGMARLAEMFQEAGFSYVRYISHSGGASATHFGFKKKEQ from the coding sequence ATGACGGAAACTAAAGAAGAAAAAGTACATAAAGTATTTGAGAAGATTTCCCCAAGTTATGACCGAATGAATAGTGTTATTAGTTTTAAACTACATGTGAAATGGCGTAAAGAAACGATGAAGCTAATGCGTGTTCAAAAAGGGACAAATGTTCTCGATGTTTGTTGTGGAACGGCAGATTGGTCGATTATGATGGCGGAAGAAATTGGTCCAGAAGGTCATGTGACAGGACTTGATTTTAGTGAAAATATGCTGAAAGTTGGTCGTGAAAAAGTAAAAGAAGCAGATTTGCATAATGTAGAGCTGATTCACGGGAATGCGATGGAATTACCTTTCCCAGATAATAGTTTTGATTATGTGACAATTGGCTTTGGGCTTAGAAATGTACCTGATTATATGCAAGTGCTTCGTGAAATGTATCGTGTCTTAAAACCGGGCGGACAACTTGCATGTATTGATACCTCGCAACCAAATATTCCAGGTTGGAAACAAGTATTTAATGCTTATTTCCGATATGTCATGCCTGTTTTTGGAAAGTTTTTTGCGAAAAGTTACAAAGAATATAGCTGGTTACAAGAATCAACGCGCGAGTTTCCAGGGATGGCAAGGCTTGCGGAAATGTTTCAAGAAGCCGGATTTTCATACGTAAGATATATTTCACACAGTGGCGGCGCAAGTGCAACCCACTTTGGATTTAAAAAGAAGGAACAATAA
- a CDS encoding heptaprenyl diphosphate synthase component 1 — protein MTYQAREAGLKEVEQLVHEQAVYQYLQENNEGGQMDKDQMLFLHEAISGSDLADAAAYRVVSATLYMILAHDTHEKIDEPGDVVQLTRKEQELTVLAGDFYSALYYRTLAELEMIPLLRALQSGVQETNTAKTNIYQLHVATDEEYLTQLALTNAAIFAKFAKYFMKDETFIALGCQFFLLKRLKMELATYQEIGASRLKRAYDHGYFAKEAVTNFESWLVAIIHDVKMEVERLKEESEPLSTILEKRIIEVIND, from the coding sequence ATGACTTATCAGGCGAGAGAGGCTGGGCTAAAGGAAGTGGAGCAGTTGGTACATGAGCAAGCAGTCTATCAGTATTTACAAGAGAATAATGAAGGCGGGCAAATGGATAAAGATCAAATGCTGTTTCTTCATGAAGCGATTTCCGGCTCTGATTTGGCTGATGCTGCTGCGTATCGTGTAGTTAGTGCAACGCTTTACATGATATTAGCTCATGACACGCATGAAAAAATTGATGAACCAGGTGATGTTGTACAGCTAACTCGGAAAGAACAAGAGTTAACAGTATTAGCTGGGGATTTTTATAGTGCTCTCTATTACCGGACACTTGCGGAATTAGAAATGATTCCACTCCTCAGAGCCTTACAAAGTGGTGTTCAAGAAACAAATACAGCAAAAACCAATATTTACCAATTACATGTTGCGACAGATGAAGAATATCTTACACAACTTGCTTTAACTAATGCGGCGATTTTTGCCAAGTTTGCGAAGTATTTTATGAAGGATGAAACATTTATTGCTTTAGGTTGTCAGTTCTTTTTACTTAAACGACTTAAAATGGAACTTGCGACTTATCAAGAAATTGGTGCGTCTAGGTTGAAGCGTGCTTATGACCATGGGTACTTTGCGAAAGAAGCTGTCACTAATTTTGAAAGTTGGTTAGTAGCAATTATTCATGACGTGAAAATGGAAGTGGAACGACTAAAAGAAGAGTCTGAACCGCTTTCTACTATACTTGAAAAAAGAATTATTGAAGTTATTAACGACTGA
- the folE gene encoding GTP cyclohydrolase I FolE has protein sequence MEQIDKQKIADAVKVILEAVGENPEREGLIDTPMRVARMYEEVFAGLKKDPSVHFDTIFEEQHEELVLVKDIRFSSMCEHHLVPFFGVAHVAYLPQNGRVAGLSKLARVVDDVSRRPQLQERITTTVAEIMMDKLKPLGVMVIMEAEHMCMTIRGVNKPGTKTITSAVRGAFKNDDKLRSEVLALIKHN, from the coding sequence ATGGAGCAAATAGACAAACAAAAAATTGCTGACGCAGTGAAAGTTATTTTAGAAGCAGTGGGAGAAAATCCAGAACGTGAAGGACTAATTGATACACCAATGCGAGTAGCTCGTATGTATGAAGAAGTTTTTGCTGGACTTAAGAAAGATCCTTCTGTTCATTTCGATACTATTTTTGAAGAACAACATGAAGAACTAGTGCTTGTAAAAGATATTCGTTTTTCCTCTATGTGCGAACATCATCTTGTTCCTTTTTTTGGCGTAGCACATGTGGCTTATTTGCCTCAAAATGGACGAGTTGCAGGGCTTAGTAAACTTGCTCGTGTAGTGGATGATGTGAGTCGTCGTCCGCAACTTCAAGAGCGTATTACTACGACTGTTGCAGAAATTATGATGGATAAATTAAAACCACTGGGAGTCATGGTGATAATGGAAGCAGAGCATATGTGCATGACCATCCGTGGTGTCAATAAACCTGGAACTAAAACAATTACAAGCGCAGTACGAGGCGCTTTTAAAAATGACGATAAGCTTAGAAGTGAAGTTTTGGCTTTAATTAAGCATAATTAA
- a CDS encoding HU family DNA-binding protein, which translates to MKEVKNTMANKTDLVNSVAELADLSKKDAAKAVEAVFETIQTSLSKGEKVQLIGFGNFEVRERAARKGRNPRTKEEIDIPASKVPAFKPGKALKEAVK; encoded by the coding sequence GTGAAGGAGGTGAAAAACACAATGGCAAATAAAACTGATTTAGTAAATAGCGTAGCTGAATTAGCTGATCTTTCTAAAAAAGACGCAGCGAAAGCAGTAGAAGCTGTATTCGAAACTATTCAAACTTCTTTATCTAAAGGTGAAAAAGTTCAATTAATCGGATTTGGTAACTTTGAAGTACGTGAACGTGCTGCCCGTAAAGGCCGTAACCCTCGTACTAAAGAAGAAATCGACATCCCTGCAAGTAAAGTACCAGCGTTCAAACCTGGTAAAGCGCTTAAAGAAGCTGTTAAATAA
- a CDS encoding tyrosine-protein phosphatase yields the protein MEVTRTDKAVTLRWENEEVSEGTLVFVSSSPSLEANSEPVFKVSNAAKHYTFETKDIPVYFFLQAPNGDKRVVSERILPLESVFNFRDMGGYETKHGHHVKWGKLYRSSNLVNINQADAALLQKLHIKWICDLRSSSEVQAQPTPEIQGVLNKHIPIGTAKNEKTTLPVSNDKAIYEPLMGESYRVFVQSVDGFKEIFSEILTDAKAGLPFVFHCTAGKDRTGVLAALLLTLLDVPEKTIFDDYAITNRYQDNILQEMGGIVSLFSNGNEKIDLEAFRPMAEARPEYLKIAFDEMKKQFGSVDGYLEKGIGITAEEKAIIQQQLLE from the coding sequence ATGGAAGTTACTCGTACAGATAAAGCCGTAACATTAAGATGGGAAAATGAAGAAGTCAGCGAAGGTACGTTGGTTTTTGTAAGTAGTAGTCCGTCACTAGAGGCAAATAGTGAACCTGTCTTTAAAGTATCTAATGCAGCAAAACATTATACTTTTGAAACAAAGGACATTCCAGTTTATTTCTTTTTACAGGCACCGAACGGAGACAAAAGAGTTGTTTCTGAACGGATATTACCGCTAGAAAGTGTTTTTAACTTCCGAGATATGGGTGGTTACGAAACGAAGCATGGGCATCACGTAAAATGGGGTAAATTATATCGTTCTTCCAATTTAGTAAACATAAATCAAGCAGACGCCGCATTGCTCCAAAAGTTACATATTAAATGGATTTGTGATTTGCGAAGTAGTTCTGAAGTACAGGCGCAACCCACTCCAGAAATCCAAGGTGTTCTTAATAAACATATCCCAATCGGTACAGCAAAAAATGAAAAAACGACCCTCCCAGTATCAAATGACAAAGCGATCTATGAACCTTTGATGGGGGAGAGTTACCGTGTATTTGTGCAATCAGTAGACGGATTTAAAGAAATTTTTAGCGAGATATTAACGGATGCTAAAGCGGGTCTTCCATTTGTTTTTCATTGCACCGCTGGAAAAGACCGTACAGGGGTCTTAGCGGCACTTTTATTAACATTACTAGATGTACCAGAAAAAACGATTTTTGACGATTACGCAATCACTAACCGCTATCAGGACAACATTCTACAGGAAATGGGTGGGATTGTGTCATTATTTTCAAATGGAAACGAAAAAATCGACTTGGAAGCTTTTCGTCCGATGGCAGAAGCTCGTCCAGAATATTTGAAAATAGCCTTTGATGAAATGAAAAAACAATTCGGTTCAGTAGATGGCTATTTGGAAAAAGGAATCGGAATTACTGCGGAAGAAAAAGCCATCATCCAACAACAATTATTAGAATAA
- a CDS encoding NAD(P)H-dependent glycerol-3-phosphate dehydrogenase: protein MTQKKVAILGAGSWGTGLALVLADNNHKPVIWGNLDKIVNEINESHTNSHYLPDIILPTEVKATLSLDEAIDGAEIVVIAIPTNAMRVVCKQLNEALKEPTILVHVSKGIEPETNLRMSEVIEEEVDATKRKALVVLSGPSHAEEVALRHPTTLCASCKDLKAAEIVQDRFINNNLRIYTNDDVIGAEIGGALKNIIALGAGISDGLGYGDNAKAALMTRGMAEITRLGVAVGSNPQTFYGLTGIGDLIVTCTSVHSRNWRAGNMLGKGENLDEVLEKMGMVVEGVRTAKAVHGWAKKLDIDMPITESIYAILFENKDAREAVDLLMGRKKKIEKESF, encoded by the coding sequence ATGACACAGAAAAAAGTAGCTATTCTTGGTGCTGGAAGTTGGGGAACAGGACTCGCACTTGTCCTAGCTGATAATAATCATAAACCAGTTATTTGGGGAAACTTAGATAAAATTGTGAATGAAATTAACGAATCGCACACGAATAGTCACTATTTGCCAGATATTATTTTACCAACTGAGGTAAAAGCGACATTATCACTTGATGAAGCTATAGATGGTGCTGAAATTGTCGTGATTGCTATTCCAACAAATGCAATGCGTGTGGTTTGTAAGCAGCTAAATGAAGCGCTGAAAGAACCAACTATTTTAGTGCATGTTAGTAAAGGGATTGAACCAGAAACAAATCTTAGAATGTCAGAAGTAATTGAAGAAGAAGTAGATGCTACAAAACGTAAAGCTCTTGTTGTTCTTTCAGGGCCTAGTCACGCGGAAGAAGTAGCTCTTCGTCATCCAACAACGCTTTGTGCTAGCTGTAAAGATTTGAAAGCAGCAGAAATCGTGCAAGATCGTTTTATTAATAATAATTTACGTATTTATACGAATGATGATGTCATCGGTGCTGAAATTGGTGGAGCGCTTAAAAATATTATCGCACTTGGCGCAGGAATCTCTGATGGCCTTGGATACGGCGATAATGCTAAAGCGGCACTAATGACACGCGGAATGGCTGAAATTACTCGTCTCGGAGTTGCTGTGGGCTCTAATCCACAAACCTTTTACGGGCTAACTGGTATTGGTGACTTAATCGTTACTTGTACAAGTGTGCATTCACGTAATTGGCGTGCTGGAAACATGCTCGGTAAAGGCGAGAATTTAGATGAAGTTTTAGAAAAAATGGGTATGGTCGTTGAAGGTGTGCGTACAGCCAAAGCAGTTCATGGTTGGGCGAAAAAACTAGATATTGATATGCCAATTACCGAATCGATTTACGCGATTTTATTCGAGAATAAAGATGCTCGAGAAGCCGTTGATTTATTGATGGGTCGTAAAAAGAAAATCGAAAAAGAGTCATTTTAA
- the der gene encoding ribosome biogenesis GTPase Der, which produces MAKPVVAIVGRPNVGKSTIFNRIVGERVSIVEDVPGVTRDRIYNSAEWLGKEFNIIDTGGIDLSDEPFLEQIRAQAEIAIDEADVIIFITNGREGVTDADEQVAKILYRSNKPIVLAINKVDNPEMRDQIYDFYSLGFGEPYPISGSHGLGLGDMLDAVRAHFPKEEEEEYPDETVKFSLIGRPNVGKSSILNALLGEDRVIVSDIAGTTRDAIDTTYTFDGQDYVMIDTAGMRKRGKVYESTEKYSVLRAMRAIERSDVVLVVINAEEGIREQDKRIAGYAHDAGRAIIIVVNKWDAINKDEKTINVWTEDIREQFQFLSYAPIVFVSAKTKQRLNNLFPLINQVSDNHSLRVQSSMLNDVISDAVAMNPSPMDKGKRLKIFYTTQVAVKPPTFVVFVNDPELMHFSYERFLENRIREAFPFDGTPIRVIARKRK; this is translated from the coding sequence ATGGCAAAACCAGTTGTAGCGATTGTCGGACGTCCAAACGTTGGCAAATCGACTATTTTTAACAGAATCGTTGGTGAACGTGTTTCCATAGTGGAAGATGTTCCCGGTGTGACACGTGACCGCATATATAATTCAGCGGAATGGCTTGGAAAAGAATTTAACATTATTGATACAGGTGGTATTGATCTTTCCGACGAACCATTCTTAGAGCAAATTCGCGCACAAGCGGAAATCGCAATTGATGAAGCAGACGTAATTATTTTTATTACCAATGGTCGTGAAGGGGTTACCGATGCAGACGAACAAGTAGCAAAAATTCTTTACCGGTCTAATAAACCAATTGTTTTAGCGATTAATAAAGTAGATAACCCAGAAATGCGTGATCAGATTTATGACTTTTATTCTCTTGGGTTTGGTGAGCCGTATCCAATTTCTGGTTCTCATGGACTAGGGCTTGGTGATATGCTTGATGCTGTTCGTGCTCATTTTCCAAAAGAAGAAGAGGAAGAATACCCAGATGAAACAGTGAAATTTAGTTTGATTGGTCGGCCAAATGTTGGTAAATCATCTATTCTAAACGCACTTCTTGGCGAAGACCGCGTCATTGTTTCTGACATTGCGGGAACTACTCGTGATGCAATTGATACAACTTATACGTTTGATGGTCAGGATTATGTCATGATTGATACAGCCGGAATGAGAAAACGTGGGAAAGTGTATGAAAGCACAGAGAAATATAGTGTTTTACGTGCAATGAGAGCAATTGAACGCTCCGATGTTGTTCTTGTGGTTATCAACGCAGAAGAAGGTATTCGTGAGCAAGATAAGCGGATTGCTGGATATGCGCATGATGCCGGACGTGCTATCATTATTGTAGTGAACAAATGGGATGCAATTAACAAAGATGAAAAAACAATTAATGTATGGACAGAAGATATTCGGGAGCAGTTCCAATTCTTAAGTTATGCACCAATTGTTTTCGTATCTGCTAAAACAAAACAACGCTTAAACAACTTATTCCCGCTCATTAACCAAGTAAGCGATAATCATTCATTACGCGTACAATCTAGTATGCTAAATGATGTTATTAGTGATGCAGTTGCAATGAATCCATCACCAATGGATAAAGGTAAACGACTTAAAATCTTCTATACAACACAAGTGGCTGTTAAACCGCCAACATTTGTGGTATTTGTTAATGATCCAGAACTAATGCATTTCTCTTATGAACGTTTCTTAGAAAACCGGATTAGAGAAGCATTTCCGTTTGATGGTACGCCAATTCGAGTAATTGCTCGTAAGCGTAAGTAA
- the rpsA gene encoding 30S ribosomal protein S1: MSEDLFDVEVRNFEEGDKVTGTVTSVEDKQVYVGIPDSKLDGVVPISELSNIHVETASDVVSVGDTLDLIVTKVEDDVLVLSKRKVDAEKASDDIKAKFESGEVFEAVVSDVVKGGLVVDLGVRAFVPASLVEDHFVEDFADYKGTTLTFKVVEFEPENNRVILSHRAVVENEKANQKQALLNEIKEGDVIEGTVQRLANFGAFVDIGGVDGLVHISQISYKHIATPQEALEEGQKVKVKVIGIDPENERISLSIKATLPGPWDGISEKAPVGSVLEGKVVRLVTFGAFVEIFPGVEGLVHISQISHEHIGTPQEVLSEGQTVEVKVLEVNEDDKRLSLSIKDLQDAPVEEADYELPEESTGFQMSDLIGDKLKGLQNDDK; the protein is encoded by the coding sequence ATGTCTGAAGATTTATTTGATGTGGAAGTTAGAAATTTTGAAGAAGGAGACAAAGTCACTGGCACAGTTACAAGCGTGGAAGATAAACAAGTTTATGTTGGTATTCCCGATAGCAAACTTGATGGTGTCGTTCCAATAAGTGAACTTTCCAATATACATGTGGAGACAGCTTCTGACGTTGTAAGCGTAGGCGACACACTTGATTTGATTGTCACTAAAGTAGAAGACGATGTACTTGTTTTATCTAAAAGAAAAGTGGATGCAGAAAAAGCGTCTGATGATATTAAAGCTAAATTTGAGTCTGGTGAAGTGTTCGAAGCAGTTGTCAGTGATGTTGTTAAAGGCGGATTAGTAGTTGACCTTGGAGTACGTGCTTTTGTTCCCGCTTCTTTAGTAGAAGATCATTTTGTGGAAGATTTTGCAGATTATAAAGGTACAACCCTTACTTTCAAAGTAGTAGAATTTGAACCAGAAAACAACCGAGTAATTTTAAGTCACCGTGCAGTTGTGGAAAATGAAAAAGCTAACCAAAAACAAGCACTATTAAATGAAATCAAAGAAGGCGACGTGATTGAAGGTACTGTTCAACGTTTAGCTAACTTTGGCGCATTTGTTGATATTGGTGGGGTAGACGGACTTGTTCATATTTCACAAATTTCTTATAAACATATAGCTACACCGCAAGAAGCGTTAGAAGAAGGTCAAAAAGTTAAGGTAAAAGTTATCGGGATTGATCCTGAAAATGAACGCATTTCACTTTCTATTAAAGCAACTTTACCAGGACCTTGGGATGGTATTTCTGAAAAAGCGCCAGTTGGTTCTGTTTTAGAAGGAAAAGTAGTTCGTTTAGTAACTTTTGGAGCTTTTGTGGAAATTTTCCCTGGCGTAGAAGGTTTGGTTCATATTTCTCAAATCTCCCACGAACATATTGGAACACCACAAGAAGTCCTTTCAGAAGGTCAAACAGTAGAAGTAAAAGTACTAGAAGTTAATGAAGATGACAAACGTTTATCTTTAAGTATTAAAGACTTGCAAGATGCTCCAGTTGAAGAAGCTGATTATGAACTTCCAGAAGAAAGTACTGGATTCCAAATGAGCGATTTAATTGGTGATAAATTAAAAGGACTTCAAAACGACGATAAATAA
- the cmk gene encoding (d)CMP kinase translates to MTKKICIAIDGPAAAGKSTVAKIVAKKLRFVYIDTGAMYRAVTYIALKNNVAYEDEMAIDALLKKTVIRFEPGEVQQVFVNEENVTDVIRSLEVTNHVSIVAAHPAIREALQERQQVFATEGGIVMDGRDIGTAVLPNAELKIFLLASVEERAERRYKENMAKGFAGDLNQLKKEIEERDHLDYTREHSPLKKANDAIEVDTTSMSIDEVANKILSLAEQKIQN, encoded by the coding sequence ATGACGAAGAAAATATGTATCGCAATTGATGGGCCAGCTGCAGCGGGTAAAAGTACAGTAGCAAAAATTGTTGCGAAAAAATTGCGTTTTGTTTATATTGATACGGGAGCTATGTATCGAGCGGTTACATATATTGCGCTAAAAAATAATGTGGCGTACGAAGACGAAATGGCAATTGATGCTTTACTTAAAAAAACGGTGATTCGTTTCGAACCTGGTGAGGTACAACAAGTATTTGTAAATGAAGAGAATGTAACAGATGTAATTCGTTCACTAGAAGTAACTAATCATGTTTCTATCGTTGCCGCACATCCAGCTATTCGAGAAGCACTTCAAGAACGTCAGCAAGTTTTTGCAACAGAGGGCGGGATTGTCATGGACGGTCGTGATATTGGAACTGCTGTACTTCCAAACGCAGAACTTAAAATTTTCTTGTTAGCCAGTGTAGAAGAACGAGCAGAACGACGCTATAAAGAAAATATGGCAAAAGGTTTTGCTGGCGATTTAAATCAATTAAAGAAAGAAATTGAAGAACGAGATCACTTAGATTATACTCGTGAGCATTCTCCTTTAAAAAAAGCAAACGATGCTATTGAAGTAGATACAACATCGATGTCAATTGATGAAGTCGCAAATAAAATTCTTTCACTTGCTGAACAAAAAATCCAAAATTAA
- a CDS encoding asparaginase: MAKVALITTGGTIASKKTASGKLASGELSGEELAALCQLPTEIQIDIYSTFQLPSMHIALPDLISLKQLIESIFMDETYDGIVVTHGTDSLEETAYFLDLAVTDARPIVVTGSQRAPEEPGTDAYVNIRHAIYTACEVNLRQAGTVVVFNERIFAARYVKKVHASNIQGFSAFGFGYLGIIDNDQVFLYQKPLEHECFDIRLDLPEVVVIKCYLGADGLFIDAAIDSGVSGIVLEGVGRGQVAPKMMPAIIRALDANIPVVITTSAEEGNVYTTYDYEGSTFDLYNRGVILGKDYDSKKARMKLMVLLASQEEINQTNFR; this comes from the coding sequence ATGGCAAAAGTAGCACTAATTACAACAGGCGGTACGATTGCAAGTAAAAAAACAGCATCAGGAAAACTTGCATCAGGAGAATTATCTGGAGAAGAATTAGCTGCATTATGCCAATTACCAACAGAAATCCAAATTGATATTTATTCAACTTTTCAACTTCCTTCTATGCACATTGCACTCCCAGATCTTATTAGTTTAAAACAATTAATAGAATCTATTTTTATGGATGAAACATATGATGGTATAGTTGTAACGCATGGTACTGATTCACTGGAAGAAACAGCTTATTTCCTTGACCTTGCTGTAACTGATGCAAGACCAATTGTTGTTACCGGTTCGCAACGAGCGCCAGAAGAACCAGGGACAGATGCTTACGTGAACATTCGCCATGCTATTTATACTGCATGCGAAGTGAATTTACGACAAGCTGGTACAGTAGTAGTTTTTAATGAACGGATTTTTGCCGCTCGCTATGTCAAAAAAGTGCATGCATCGAATATTCAAGGTTTTAGTGCATTTGGATTTGGTTATCTTGGAATTATTGATAACGATCAAGTTTTTCTTTATCAAAAGCCACTTGAACACGAGTGTTTTGATATTCGCCTTGATTTACCGGAAGTAGTAGTTATTAAATGCTACCTTGGTGCAGATGGTCTATTCATTGATGCAGCAATTGATAGTGGCGTTTCAGGAATCGTACTTGAAGGTGTAGGGCGAGGACAAGTTGCTCCGAAAATGATGCCAGCAATTATTCGTGCTTTAGATGCGAACATTCCTGTTGTTATTACGACGAGCGCGGAAGAAGGAAATGTCTATACTACATATGACTACGAAGGTAGCACGTTTGATTTATACAATCGAGGTGTTATTTTAGGAAAAGATTATGATAGCAAAAAAGCGCGGATGAAATTAATGGTGCTTTTAGCGTCCCAAGAAGAGATCAATCAAACCAATTTCAGATAA